The sequence below is a genomic window from uncultured Stenotrophomonas sp..
TCCAGGCGCACGCCGGTCATGCCAACCGGATTGCGGATGCCTTCCTGCGAGTCGTCCAGCACGTACTCGCGCGGGATCGCGTGCAGGATCTTCTGGTCGGCCGGGATCGCCACCGCCTTGGCGGCTTCCAGCACCCGGTCCAGGTCGCCCCAGGTCACCTCGCCCTCGCGGATCGGGGTGATGCCCTGCGAGTTGCGGCACTGCACGTGGTTGCCGGAGATGGAGGCGTAGACCGAGCGGATCTCGCAGCCGGCCATCAGCTCGGCCTCCTCGATCGCGCGCTGGATCGACTGCACGGTCGATTCGATGTCCACCACCACGCCGCGCTTGAGCCCGCGCGATTCGTGCGAGCCGATGCCGATGACCTCGATCGGGCTGCCCGGCGAATACTCGCCCACCAGCGCCACCACCTTGGAGGTGCCGATGTCCAGCCCGACGATCAACGATTTGTCACCCTTGCGATTCATGTCCTGTCCTGCGTCTGCTTTGCTGCCGGCGGCGGGGTTCCCCAGCTCAGCGTGAAACCATTGGTGTAGCGGAGGTCGGCGCGCACGATCGGCACCTGGGTGCGGGTGAGCTGCGGCAGCACGCGCACGAAGCGGGCCAGCCGCGAGCGCGCGTCGTTGCGGCCGACGACCACCTCGGTGCCGTTGTCCAGCGCCAGAGACCAGCTGCCGCGCGCATCCATCGCCAGCCGGCGCACGTCCATGCCGGCCGGCGCGAACAACGCGCGCGAATCGTTGTAGAGCTCGACCACTTCGGCGGTCATGCCATCCGGGCCGTCGAGCTGCGGCAGCGGCGCGTGCTCCAGCCCGTGCGGCACCGCGAACAGCCGGCCCTGCTCGGACAACAGCCGGTCCTCGCCCCAGCGCGCGAACGGCTTGTGCTCGACCACGCTGACCTCCAGCACGTCCGGCCACTGTTTGCGCACCTGTGCGCTCGCCACCCACGGCAGCTGCTCCACCGCCTGCTGCGCATCCTGCAACTTGACCGCGAAGAAGCCGGCGCGCGCATACGGCAGCAGCGCCTTCTGCAGTTCCTCGCCGGGCACGCGCTTGAACTCGCCATGCACGCGCAACTTCGTCAGCGGCCAGCGCTCGGCGCCGACCCAGCCGTTGAGTACGGCCACCACCGGCAACGCCACCAGGGCGATGGCCAGCAGCCAGGCGAGGATGCGCAGCAGTGCGTTCATCGCGCGCACCTCCCGGCCACGCGTGCACGCATGCGCACCGGCGATGCGGCGGCATGGATACGACGTGGCGGGCGCATGGCGCGGGTCATTCGTCGACGCCCTCCATCAGGAAGCCGCCGGTGGCAATCTGCTGGGCGACGTGGCCGATGTCGCCAGCGCCCATCATCAGCAGCAGGTCACCATCCTGCAGCACGTCCGGCAGCACCGACACCAGATCGCTGGCATGGCCAACCACCACCGGCTCGCTGCGGCCACGCGCACGGATGGCACGGGCCAGCGAGCGGGCGTCGGCGCCGGGGATCGGCGCCTCGCCAGCCGGGTAGACCTCGCTGAGCACCAGTGCGTCCACTTCCGACAGCACCGCGGCGAACGCGTCGAACTGGTCGCGGGTGCGGCTGTAGCGATGCGGCTGGAACGCCACCACCAGACGCTGCTCCGGCCAGCCACCACGTGCGGCGGCGAACACCGCGGCCAGTTCGCGCGGGTGGTGGCCGTAGTCGTCGATGACCCGCACCGCCGCACCCTTGCCGGTAGCAACGACACCGAGGTCGTTGAAGCGGCGGCCCACGCCCTGGAACTTCTCCAGCGCAATAGCGATCGTTTCCGGTGCCACGCCCAGCTGCCAGCCGATGGCGGCGGCAGCCAGCGCATTGAGCACGTTGTGGCGGCCCGGCAGCGCCAGCGTCACCGGCACGCTGCTGCCCTCGGGCAGGCGCAGGGTGAAGCGCATGCGCGCGCCATCCTGCACCACGTCCTCGGCACGCACGTCGGCATTGCCGTTCACGCCGTAGGTCATCACGTGGCGTGGGGTGGCAGCGGCCAGCGCAGCCACCTCGGGGTCGTCGATGCACAGCACCGCCAGCCCGTAGAACGGCAGGCGCTGCAGGAATTCGGCGAATGCGGCCTGCACCCGGGCAAAGTCGCCGCCGTAGTTCTCGAGATGGTCGGCGTCGATGTTGGTGATCACCGCCACCAGCGGGTTCAGGCGCAGGAAGCTGCCGTCGCTCTCGTCGGCCTCGGCCACCAGCCACTGGCCGCCACCGAGCTTGGCGTTGGCACCGGCGGCGAGCAGTTGCCCGCCGATGACGAAGGTCGGATCCAGCCCGCCCTCGCTGAGCACCGCGGCGGTCAGCGAGGTGGTGGTGGTCTTGCCGTGGGTGCCGGCCACGGCGATGCCGCGGCGGAAGCGCATCAGCTCGGCCAGCATCGCCGCGCGCGGCATGATCGGGATGCGCTGGCTGCGCGCCTCCATCAGCTCCGGGTTGTCGTCGCGGATGGCGCTGGAAACGACGATGCAGTCGGTGCCCAGCACGTTGGCGGCCGAGTGCCCGCGCATCACCCGCGCGCCCAGCCGCGCCAGGCGACGGGTGGCGGCGTTGTCGGCGTTGTCCGAGCCGGAGACTTCATAACCCAGGGTCAGCATCACCTCGGCGATGCCGCTCATGCCGGTGCCGCCGATGCCGACGAAATGCACGCGCGGGAAGGCACGCACCAGGTCGGTGGTGTCGTGCAGGCGACGGATCATGCGCGGCCTCCGGTGTGTCGGGTACGCGATGCGGTGGTCATGCGGCTTCCTCAAGAATGATGTCGGCGATGCGTTCGGCTGCATCGGGCATGGCCAGCGCGCGCGCGGCCTGCGCCATCCGCAGGCGGCGCCCGCTGGCGCCGGCCAGCGCGCACAGTACGCCTTCCAGATTGGCGGCCAGCGCGTCGTCCTGTTTCAGCAGCTCGGCGGCGCCGCGCTCGACCAGATATTCGGCATTGCGGGTCTGGTGATCGTCGACCGCGGCGGCGAACGGCACCAGCACGCTGCCGACACCCACCGCGCACAGTTCGGCCAGGGTGGAGGCGCCGGAACGGCACACCACCAGGTCAGCCCAGGCATAGGCGGCGGCCATGTCGGTGATGAAGGCATCGACGCGGCCTTCGACGCCGGCAGCACGGTAGGCTTGCTGCGCTTCGCCATGCAGCTTTTCGCCGCACTGGTGCCAGACCTCGATGGCGACGCTGCCACCCAGCGCGGCCAGCGCCTGCGGCATGGCGTTGTTCAACGCGCGCGCACCCTGGCTGCCGCCAAGCACCAGCACGCGCATCGGGCCGCTGCGGTCGGCAAGGCGCCGTTCCGGCGCCGGCAACGCGGCAATCTCGGCGCGCACCGGGTTGCCGACCACTTCCTCGCGCACGGCGAAGCTGCCTGGGAAGCCGGTCAGCACACGGCGCGCGACGCGCGACAGGATGCGGTTGGTCAGGCCCGGCGCGCGGTTCTGCTCGTGCACCAGCAACGGCAACCCGTGCAGGCGCGCGGCGATGCCGCCGGGGCCGGAGGCAAAGCCGCCGAAGGCAACCACGGCGCGCGGGTTGCGCTCGCGCAGGATGAAACCGGCCGCGCGGATCGCGCGCAGCACCCGTAGCGGCGCACCCAGCAGCGCCAGCTTGCCCTTGCCGCGCAGGCCACTGATGGCGAGCGTGTCGATGGCGATGTCGTGCTGCGGTACCAGCCGGGTTTCCATCGCACCGTCGGCGCCCAGCCACGTCACCGGGATGCCGCGCGCGCGCAGTACGTTGGCGACCGCCAGGCCGGGGAAGATGTGGCCACCGGTACCGCCGGCCATGATCAGTACCGGGCGCTGCTGCATCGACGGGCCCGCCATCACGCGATCCTCCCGAAGGTGGGCTCGACCCGCTGCGGCATGCGGCTGGTACCGCGCATGGGGCCCCGCTGCATCGCTGCGGCAATGGCGCCGGCGGTGACCGACGTTGCCGCCGGTTCGTCCTCGGCGGCCTCGAACAGCGGCTCACTGTCCTCCTCACGCACTTCCTGGCGGCGCACCGCGCGGTTGTACTCCCACGACACGCGCAGCAGCAGGCCGATCGCCACGCAGGTCATCATCACGCTGGAGCCGCCGGAGGACACCAGCGGCAGGGTCAGGCCCTTGGTCGGCAGAATGCCGAGGTTGACGCCGATCGACACGAAGGTCTGCAGGCCGATCCACAAGGCGATGCCGAAGGCGATGTAGCCGGCGAAATGGCGGCGCATCTCGATGCAGCGCATGCCCAGCCACAGCGCGCGGCCGACCAGCAGCGTGTACAGCGCGACGATGGTGCACACCCCGGCGAAACCCAGTTCCTCGGCGATCACCGAGAAGATGAAGTCGGTGTGCGACTCGGGCAGGTAGTTGAGCTTCTGGATCGACGCGCCGAGGCCGACGCCGGCCCACTCGCCGCGGCCGATCGCCATCAGTGCGTTGGACAGCTGGTAGCCGGAGCCGAGCTGGTCCTCCCACGGATCCATGAACGAGGTGACGCGGCGCATGCGGTACGGCTCGAAGTAGACCAGCAGCGTCAGCGCCACCACCATCACCAATGCCGGCAGCACGATGCGCTTCATCTGCGCGCCGCCCAGCACCAGCATGCAGGTGGTGATGCCCAGCAGCAGCGTGGAGGAGCCGAAGTCCGGCTGCATCAGCAGCAGGCACACCAGCACGCCGACCACGCCCACCGGTTTGAGCATCGCCTGCCAGGTGGCGTTGACCTCGTCGCGGAAGCGCACCAGATAGCTGGACAGCCAAACGATGTACAACACCTTCACCGCCTCGACCGTCTGGAACTTGGAGACACCCAGGTTGATCCAGCGCCGTGCGCCGTTGACGGTGCTGCCCAGGCCGGGGACGAACACCACCAGCAGCAGCACCGCGCAGGCAACCAGCAACAGGCGGTTGTGCTCTTCCACCTTCTTCAGCTCGACACGCATGGCCGCCACCGCCAACACCACGCCGATGGCGATGAACAGCAGGTGGCGGTTGAGGTAGTGGAACGGGTTCCGGGTCAGCGCGATGGAACTGGATGCCACCATCACGATGCCCAGCGACGCCAACGCCACGGCAGCGCCCAGCAGCCACTTGTCGTAGTGGCCGCCGATCGCTTCGAGCCGGGTTGCCTGGCGCGCGTGGTCGTCCATCAGCGCACCTTCAACGTCGCCAGGCCGATCAGCACCAGCATCATGCTGATGATCCAGAAACGCACGATCACCCGCGGCTCGGGCCAGCCCTTCAGCTCGAAGTGGTGGTGGATCGGCGCCATGCGGAATACGCGCTTGCCGGTCAGCTTGAAGCTGGCCACCTGGATCATCACCGACAGCGTCTCGATCACGAACACGCCACCCATGATCACCAGCACCAGCTCCTGGCGCACGATCACCGCGATGGTACCCAGCACCGCGCCCAACGCCAGCGCGCCGACGTCGCCCATGAACACCATTGCCGGATAGGTGTTGAACCACAAAAAGCCCAAGCCCGCACCGGCGATCGCCGCG
It includes:
- the ftsQ gene encoding Cell division protein FtsQ yields the protein MNALLRILAWLLAIALVALPVVAVLNGWVGAERWPLTKLRVHGEFKRVPGEELQKALLPYARAGFFAVKLQDAQQAVEQLPWVASAQVRKQWPDVLEVSVVEHKPFARWGEDRLLSEQGRLFAVPHGLEHAPLPQLDGPDGMTAEVVELYNDSRALFAPAGMDVRRLAMDARGSWSLALDNGTEVVVGRNDARSRLARFVRVLPQLTRTQVPIVRADLRYTNGFTLSWGTPPPAAKQTQDRT
- the murC gene encoding UDP-N-acetylmuramate:L-alanine ligase (Evidence 2a : Function of homologous gene experimentally demonstrated in an other organism; PubMedId : 12876369, 2197603, 7601127, 9166795; Product type e : enzyme), with product MIRRLHDTTDLVRAFPRVHFVGIGGTGMSGIAEVMLTLGYEVSGSDNADNAATRRLARLGARVMRGHSAANVLGTDCIVVSSAIRDDNPELMEARSQRIPIMPRAAMLAELMRFRRGIAVAGTHGKTTTTSLTAAVLSEGGLDPTFVIGGQLLAAGANAKLGGGQWLVAEADESDGSFLRLNPLVAVITNIDADHLENYGGDFARVQAAFAEFLQRLPFYGLAVLCIDDPEVAALAAATPRHVMTYGVNGNADVRAEDVVQDGARMRFTLRLPEGSSVPVTLALPGRHNVLNALAAAAIGWQLGVAPETIAIALEKFQGVGRRFNDLGVVATGKGAAVRVIDDYGHHPRELAAVFAAARGGWPEQRLVVAFQPHRYSRTRDQFDAFAAVLSEVDALVLSEVYPAGEAPIPGADARSLARAIRARGRSEPVVVGHASDLVSVLPDVLQDGDLLLMMGAGDIGHVAQQIATGGFLMEGVDE
- the murG gene encoding N-acetylglucosaminyl transferase (Evidence 2a : Function of homologous gene experimentally demonstrated in an other organism; PubMedId : 10892798, 12538870, 2187180, 2197603, 8449890; Product type e : enzyme) gives rise to the protein MAGPSMQQRPVLIMAGGTGGHIFPGLAVANVLRARGIPVTWLGADGAMETRLVPQHDIAIDTLAISGLRGKGKLALLGAPLRVLRAIRAAGFILRERNPRAVVAFGGFASGPGGIAARLHGLPLLVHEQNRAPGLTNRILSRVARRVLTGFPGSFAVREEVVGNPVRAEIAALPAPERRLADRSGPMRVLVLGGSQGARALNNAMPQALAALGGSVAIEVWHQCGEKLHGEAQQAYRAAGVEGRVDAFITDMAAAYAWADLVVCRSGASTLAELCAVGVGSVLVPFAAAVDDHQTRNAEYLVERGAAELLKQDDALAANLEGVLCALAGASGRRLRMAQAARALAMPDAAERIADIILEEAA
- the ftsW gene encoding integral membrane protein involved in stabilizing FstZ ring during cell division (Evidence 2a : Function of homologous gene experimentally demonstrated in an other organism; PubMedId : 2197603, 7961485, 9006034, 9218774, 9603865; Product type cp : cell process); amino-acid sequence: MDDHARQATRLEAIGGHYDKWLLGAAVALASLGIVMVASSSIALTRNPFHYLNRHLLFIAIGVVLAVAAMRVELKKVEEHNRLLLVACAVLLLVVFVPGLGSTVNGARRWINLGVSKFQTVEAVKVLYIVWLSSYLVRFRDEVNATWQAMLKPVGVVGVLVCLLLMQPDFGSSTLLLGITTCMLVLGGAQMKRIVLPALVMVVALTLLVYFEPYRMRRVTSFMDPWEDQLGSGYQLSNALMAIGRGEWAGVGLGASIQKLNYLPESHTDFIFSVIAEELGFAGVCTIVALYTLLVGRALWLGMRCIEMRRHFAGYIAFGIALWIGLQTFVSIGVNLGILPTKGLTLPLVSSGGSSVMMTCVAIGLLLRVSWEYNRAVRRQEVREEDSEPLFEAAEDEPAATSVTAGAIAAAMQRGPMRGTSRMPQRVEPTFGRIA